The proteins below come from a single Streptomyces sp. M92 genomic window:
- the rpmD gene encoding 50S ribosomal protein L30: MAQLKITQVKSYIGSKQNHRDTLRSLGLKGINTQVVKEDRPEFRGMVHTVRHLVTVEEVD; the protein is encoded by the coding sequence ATGGCGCAGCTCAAGATTACGCAGGTCAAGTCCTACATCGGCAGCAAGCAGAACCACCGTGACACCCTGCGTTCCCTTGGTCTCAAGGGCATCAACACGCAGGTCGTCAAGGAGGACCGCCCCGAGTTCCGCGGCATGGTGCACACCGTCCGCCACCTCGTGACGGTCGAGGAGGTCGACTGA
- the rplO gene encoding 50S ribosomal protein L15 — protein MAEQNPLKIHNLRPAPGAKTAKTRVGRGEASKGKTAGRGTKGTKARYQVPERFEGGQMPLHMRLPKLKGFKNPFKTEFQVVNLDKLAALYPEGGEVTVEGLVAKGAVRKNSLVKVLGQGEISVALQVTVDAVSGSAKEKITAAGGTVTELV, from the coding sequence ATGGCGGAGCAGAACCCGCTCAAGATCCACAACCTCCGTCCGGCCCCCGGCGCCAAGACCGCCAAGACCCGTGTCGGTCGTGGTGAGGCGTCGAAGGGTAAGACGGCCGGTCGTGGTACGAAGGGTACGAAGGCCCGTTACCAGGTTCCGGAGCGCTTCGAGGGTGGCCAGATGCCCCTCCACATGCGTCTTCCGAAGCTGAAGGGCTTCAAGAACCCGTTCAAGACCGAGTTCCAGGTCGTGAACCTCGACAAGCTGGCCGCGCTGTACCCCGAGGGTGGCGAGGTCACCGTCGAGGGCCTGGTGGCCAAGGGTGCCGTTCGCAAGAACAGCCTCGTCAAGGTCCTCGGCCAGGGCGAGATCTCCGTGGCGCTGCAGGTGACGGTCGACGCCGTCTCCGGCTCCGCCAAGGAGAAGATCACCGCCGCCGGCGGTACCGTCACCGAGCTCGTCTGA
- the secY gene encoding preprotein translocase subunit SecY — MLTAFARAFKTPDLRKKLLFTLGIIVVYRLGTHIPIPGVDYKNVQECVDQASGNQGLFGLVNMFSGGALLQITVFALGIMPYITASIILQLLTVVIPRLEALKKEGQAGTAKITQYTRYLTIALAILQGTGLVATARSGALFSGCTVAGQIVPDQAIFTTVVMVVTMTAGTAVVMWLGELITDRGIGNGMSILMFISIAATFPSALWAIKQEGDLAGGWIEFGIVMLVGFVMVGLVVFVEQAQRRIPVQYAKRMIGRRSYGGTSTYIPLKVNQAGIIPVIFASSLLYIPALIVQFSGSTAGWATWIQKNLADPEAAPHIALYFLLIVFFAFFYVAISFNPEEVADNMKKYGGFIPGIRAGRPTAEYLSYVLNRITWPGSLYLGLIALVPTMALAGFGANQNFPFGGTSILIIVGVGLETVKQIESQLQQRNYEGFLR; from the coding sequence GTGCTCACCGCGTTCGCCCGGGCGTTCAAGACGCCCGACCTGCGCAAGAAGCTGCTCTTCACGCTCGGCATCATCGTGGTGTACCGGCTCGGTACCCACATCCCCATTCCAGGCGTCGACTACAAGAACGTCCAGGAGTGCGTGGACCAGGCGTCCGGCAACCAGGGTCTCTTCGGCCTGGTCAACATGTTCAGCGGTGGCGCCCTGCTGCAGATCACGGTCTTCGCGCTCGGCATCATGCCGTACATCACGGCGAGCATCATTCTGCAGCTGCTGACCGTGGTGATCCCGCGCCTGGAAGCCCTGAAGAAGGAGGGCCAGGCGGGCACGGCGAAGATCACGCAGTACACCCGCTACCTGACCATCGCCCTCGCCATCCTCCAGGGCACCGGCCTCGTCGCCACCGCCCGCAGCGGCGCCCTGTTCTCCGGCTGCACCGTCGCCGGCCAGATCGTTCCCGACCAGGCCATCTTCACCACCGTCGTCATGGTCGTCACCATGACCGCCGGTACGGCCGTCGTCATGTGGCTCGGTGAGCTGATCACCGACCGCGGCATCGGCAACGGCATGTCGATCCTGATGTTCATCTCGATCGCCGCGACCTTCCCCTCCGCCCTGTGGGCCATCAAGCAGGAGGGCGACCTGGCGGGCGGCTGGATCGAGTTCGGCATCGTCATGCTGGTCGGCTTCGTCATGGTCGGCCTGGTGGTCTTCGTCGAGCAGGCCCAGCGCCGCATCCCGGTGCAGTACGCCAAGCGCATGATCGGCCGCCGTTCCTACGGCGGTACGTCGACGTACATCCCGCTCAAGGTGAACCAGGCGGGCATCATCCCCGTCATCTTCGCCTCGTCGCTGCTCTACATCCCGGCGCTGATCGTCCAGTTCTCCGGCTCGACCGCGGGCTGGGCCACCTGGATCCAGAAGAACCTCGCCGACCCCGAGGCCGCGCCGCACATCGCGCTGTACTTCCTCCTGATCGTCTTCTTCGCCTTCTTCTACGTGGCCATCTCGTTCAACCCCGAGGAAGTCGCGGACAACATGAAGAAGTATGGTGGGTTCATCCCGGGCATCCGGGCTGGCCGACCGACCGCTGAGTATCTGAGCTACGTACTCAACCGGATCACCTGGCCGGGTTCGCTGTATCTGGGCCTGATCGCTCTCGTACCGACAATGGCGTTGGCCGGTTTCGGGGCAAACCAGAACTTCCCGTTCGGCGGGACCAGCATCCTGATCATCGTGGGTGTCGGTCTCGAGACGGTGAAGCAGATCGAGAGCCAGCTCCAGCAGCGCAATTACGAAGGGTTCCTCCGCTGA
- a CDS encoding adenylate kinase codes for MRIVLVGPPGAGKGTQATRLAETLHIPHISTGDLFRANISQQTELGKLAKSYMDAGNLVPDEVTIAMAKDRMEQPDAEGGFLLDGFPRNVSQAEALDELLETEEMKLDAVLDLEAPEDEVVKRIAGRRVCRNDSAHVFHVTYTPPKQEGVCDVCGGELYQRDDDSEETVRKRLEVYHTQTEPIIDYYKAQGLVVTIAATGPVGEVTGRALEALKRDQ; via the coding sequence ATGCGAATCGTCCTCGTCGGGCCGCCGGGTGCTGGAAAGGGTACGCAGGCCACCCGCCTTGCCGAGACGCTGCACATCCCGCACATCTCCACGGGCGACCTGTTCCGCGCGAACATCAGCCAGCAGACCGAGCTGGGCAAGCTCGCGAAGTCCTACATGGACGCCGGCAACCTCGTACCCGACGAGGTCACCATCGCCATGGCGAAGGACCGCATGGAGCAGCCCGACGCCGAGGGCGGCTTCCTGCTGGACGGCTTCCCGCGCAACGTGTCGCAGGCCGAGGCGCTGGACGAGCTGCTCGAGACCGAGGAAATGAAGCTCGACGCGGTGCTGGACCTGGAGGCTCCCGAGGACGAGGTCGTCAAGCGGATCGCCGGCCGGCGCGTCTGCCGCAACGACTCGGCGCACGTCTTCCACGTGACGTACACGCCGCCGAAGCAGGAAGGCGTCTGCGACGTCTGCGGCGGCGAGCTGTACCAGCGGGACGACGACTCCGAGGAGACGGTCCGCAAGCGGCTGGAGGTCTACCACACGCAGACCGAGCCGATCATCGACTACTACAAGGCGCAGGGCCTGGTCGTCACCATCGCGGCGACGGGACCGGTGGGCGAGGTCACGGGCCGCGCGCTGGAGGCGCTCAAGCGCGACCAGTAG
- the map gene encoding type I methionyl aminopeptidase, with translation MVQIKSPEQIAKMREAGLVVAAIHAATREAAVPGATTRDLDQVARKVLADHGAKPNFLGYGGFPATICTSVNEVVVHGIPSDDVVLKDGDVISIDCGAIIDGWHGDAAYTAFVGSGHSPELVELSRVTEESMWAGIAAMKQGNRLVDVSRAIETYIRRQPKPGGGKYGIIEDYGGHGIGTEMHMDPHLLNYVDRKRGKGPKLVPGFCLAIEPMVSLGTPRTEVLEDDWTVITTDGTWSSHWEHSVALTEQGPLVLTAVDGGREKLAELGVAAAPDPLA, from the coding sequence ATGGTGCAGATCAAGAGCCCCGAGCAGATCGCCAAGATGCGTGAGGCGGGGCTGGTCGTCGCCGCCATCCACGCGGCCACGCGCGAGGCCGCCGTGCCCGGCGCCACGACCAGGGACCTGGACCAGGTCGCCCGCAAGGTCCTCGCGGACCACGGCGCCAAGCCGAACTTCCTGGGCTACGGCGGTTTCCCCGCGACCATCTGCACCTCCGTGAACGAGGTCGTCGTCCACGGCATCCCCTCCGACGACGTGGTCCTCAAGGACGGTGACGTCATCTCCATCGACTGCGGCGCGATCATCGACGGCTGGCACGGTGACGCCGCCTACACGGCCTTCGTCGGCTCCGGTCACTCCCCGGAGCTGGTCGAGCTCTCCCGGGTGACCGAGGAATCGATGTGGGCGGGCATCGCGGCGATGAAGCAGGGCAACCGCCTGGTCGACGTCTCCCGGGCCATCGAGACGTACATCCGCCGCCAGCCGAAGCCCGGCGGCGGCAAGTACGGGATCATCGAGGACTACGGCGGCCACGGCATCGGCACCGAGATGCACATGGACCCGCACCTGCTGAACTACGTCGACCGCAAGCGCGGCAAGGGCCCCAAGCTGGTCCCCGGCTTCTGCCTGGCCATCGAGCCGATGGTCTCCCTCGGCACCCCGCGCACGGAGGTCCTCGAGGACGACTGGACGGTCATCACGACGGACGGCACCTGGTCCTCCCACTGGGAGCACTCGGTGGCCCTGACGGAGCAGGGTCCGCTGGTCCTGACGGCGGTCGACGGGGGCCGGGAGAAGCTGGCGGAGCTGGGCGTCGCCGCCGCTCCCGACCCCCTCGCATAA
- the infA gene encoding translation initiation factor IF-1 — protein sequence MAKKQGAIEIEGTVVESLPNAMFKVELQNGHQVLAHISGKMRMHYIRILPDDRVVVELSPYDLTRGRIVYRYK from the coding sequence GTGGCCAAGAAGCAAGGTGCCATCGAGATCGAAGGCACTGTCGTCGAGTCTCTTCCGAACGCCATGTTCAAGGTGGAGCTCCAGAACGGCCACCAGGTCCTGGCACACATCAGCGGCAAGATGCGCATGCACTACATCCGCATCCTCCCTGACGACCGGGTCGTGGTGGAGCTGTCTCCGTACGACCTGACACGTGGCCGGATCGTCTACCGGTACAAGTAG
- the rpmJ gene encoding 50S ribosomal protein L36, whose product MKVKPSVKKICDKCRVIRRHGRVMVICDNPRHKQRQG is encoded by the coding sequence ATGAAGGTCAAGCCGAGCGTCAAGAAGATCTGCGACAAGTGCAGGGTGATCCGCCGTCACGGTCGGGTCATGGTCATCTGCGACAACCCGCGCCACAAGCAGCGCCAGGGCTGA
- the rpsM gene encoding 30S ribosomal protein S13 yields MARVSGVDIPREKRVEIALTYVFGIGRTLSQQTLAATGVDPNTRVRDLSEEQLVAIREYVDNNIKTEGDLRREIQADIRRKVEIGTYQGLRHRRGLPVRGQRTSTNARTRKGPRRAIAGKKKPGKK; encoded by the coding sequence ATGGCACGCGTTTCCGGTGTTGACATCCCGCGCGAAAAGCGCGTGGAGATCGCCCTCACCTACGTGTTCGGCATCGGCCGGACCCTCTCGCAGCAGACGCTCGCCGCGACCGGCGTGGACCCGAACACCCGTGTTCGGGACCTCTCCGAGGAGCAGCTCGTCGCGATCCGCGAGTACGTCGACAACAACATCAAGACCGAGGGTGACCTCCGTCGCGAGATCCAGGCCGACATCCGCCGCAAGGTCGAGATCGGTACCTACCAGGGTCTCCGTCACCGTCGCGGTCTGCCCGTCCGCGGTCAGCGCACCAGCACGAACGCCCGCACCCGCAAGGGCCCGCGTCGCGCCATCGCCGGCAAGAAGAAGCCGGGCAAGAAGTAG
- the rpsK gene encoding 30S ribosomal protein S11 — protein sequence MPPKGRQGATKKVRRKEKKNVAHGHAHIKSTFNNTIVSITDPTGNVISWASAGHVGFKGSRKSTPFAAQMAAESAARRAQEHGMRKVDVFVKGPGSGRETAIRSLQATGLEVGSIQDVTPTPHNGCRPPKRRRV from the coding sequence ATGCCCCCCAAGGGACGTCAGGGCGCGACCAAGAAGGTGCGCCGCAAGGAAAAGAAGAACGTCGCTCACGGCCACGCGCACATCAAGAGCACGTTCAACAACACGATCGTGTCCATCACGGACCCGACCGGCAACGTGATCTCCTGGGCCTCCGCCGGCCACGTCGGCTTCAAGGGCTCCCGGAAGTCCACGCCGTTCGCCGCGCAGATGGCCGCCGAGTCGGCTGCCCGCCGCGCGCAGGAGCACGGCATGCGCAAGGTCGACGTCTTCGTCAAGGGCCCGGGTTCCGGTCGTGAGACCGCCATCCGCTCCCTGCAGGCGACCGGCCTCGAGGTCGGCTCCATCCAGGACGTCACGCCCACCCCGCACAACGGCTGCCGTCCGCCGAAGCGTCGTCGCGTCTGA
- a CDS encoding DNA-directed RNA polymerase subunit alpha, with product MLIAQRPSLTEEVVDEFRSRFVIEPLEPGFGYTLGNSLRRTLLSSIPGAAVTSIRIDGVLHEFTTVPGVKEDVTDLILNIKQLVVSSEHDEPVVMYLRKQGPGLVTAADIAPPAGVEVHNPDLVLATLNGKGKLEMELTVERGRGYVSAVQNKQVGQEIGRIPVDSIYSPVLKVTYKVEATRVEQRTDFDKLIVDVETKQAMRPRDAMASAGKTLVELFGLARELNIDAEGIDMGPSPTDAALAADLALPIEELELTVRSYNCLKREGIHSVGELVARSEADLLDIRNFGAKSIDEVKAKLAGMGLALKDSPPGFDPTAAADAFGADDDADAGFVETEQY from the coding sequence ATGCTGATCGCTCAGCGTCCCTCGTTGACCGAAGAGGTCGTCGACGAGTTCCGCTCCCGGTTCGTCATCGAGCCGCTGGAGCCGGGCTTCGGCTACACCCTCGGCAACTCCCTCCGCCGCACCCTCCTGTCGTCGATCCCCGGCGCTGCTGTCACCAGCATCCGCATCGACGGCGTCCTGCACGAGTTCACCACCGTGCCGGGCGTCAAGGAGGACGTCACCGACCTGATCCTCAACATCAAGCAGCTGGTCGTCTCCTCGGAGCACGACGAGCCGGTCGTGATGTACCTGCGCAAGCAGGGCCCGGGTCTGGTCACCGCCGCCGACATCGCGCCCCCGGCCGGTGTCGAGGTGCACAACCCCGACCTCGTCCTCGCCACGCTCAACGGCAAGGGCAAGCTGGAGATGGAGCTGACCGTCGAGCGCGGTCGCGGCTACGTCTCCGCCGTGCAGAACAAGCAGGTCGGTCAGGAGATCGGGCGCATCCCGGTCGACTCGATCTACTCGCCGGTTCTCAAGGTCACGTACAAGGTCGAGGCCACGCGTGTCGAGCAGCGCACCGACTTCGACAAGCTGATCGTCGACGTCGAGACCAAGCAGGCGATGCGTCCGCGCGACGCCATGGCCTCCGCCGGTAAGACGCTGGTCGAGCTGTTCGGTCTCGCCCGCGAGCTGAACATCGACGCCGAGGGCATCGACATGGGTCCGTCCCCGACGGACGCCGCGCTCGCCGCCGACCTGGCGCTGCCGATCGAGGAGCTGGAGCTCACCGTTCGGTCGTACAACTGCCTCAAGCGCGAGGGCATCCACTCCGTGGGTGAGCTGGTCGCCCGCTCCGAGGCCGACCTCCTGGACATCCGCAACTTCGGTGCGAAGTCCATCGACGAGGTCAAGGCGAAGCTGGCCGGCATGGGCCTGGCCCTGAAGGACAGCCCGCCCGGATTCGACCCGACCGCCGCCGCGGACGCGTTCGGTGCCGACGACGACGCGGACGCGGGCTTCGTCGAGACCGAGCAGTACTAA
- the rplQ gene encoding 50S ribosomal protein L17 yields the protein MPKPTKGARLGGSAAHEKLLLANLAKSLFEHGRITTTEAKARKLRPYAERLVTKAKKGDLHNRRQVLQVITDKSVVHTLFTEIGPRYENRPGGYTRITKIGNRRGDNAPMAVIELVEALTVAQEATGEAEAATKRAAKDAEGSVAKVDTTKADEAPAEESKDA from the coding sequence ATGCCGAAGCCCACCAAGGGTGCCCGTCTGGGCGGCAGCGCCGCGCACGAGAAGCTGCTCCTCGCGAACCTCGCGAAGAGCCTCTTCGAGCACGGCCGGATCACCACCACCGAGGCGAAGGCGCGCAAGCTGCGTCCGTACGCCGAGCGTCTGGTCACCAAGGCGAAGAAGGGCGACCTTCACAACCGCCGTCAGGTGCTCCAGGTGATCACGGACAAGAGCGTCGTCCACACGCTCTTCACCGAGATCGGCCCGCGCTACGAGAACCGTCCCGGTGGCTACACGCGGATCACCAAGATCGGTAACCGCCGTGGCGACAACGCGCCCATGGCCGTCATCGAGCTGGTCGAGGCGCTGACCGTGGCGCAGGAGGCGACCGGCGAGGCCGAGGCCGCCACCAAGCGTGCCGCCAAGGACGCCGAGGGCTCCGTGGCCAAGGTCGACACGACCAAGGCCGACGAGGCTCCCGCCGAGGAGTCCAAGGACGCGTAA
- the truA gene encoding tRNA pseudouridine(38-40) synthase TruA, translating into MSDEVEPGFVRVRLDLSYDGSEFSGWAKQAGGRRTVQGEIEDALRTVTRSGRTYDLTVAGRTDAGVHARGQVAHVDLEREVWAEHHVKLLKRLAGRLPRDVRVWALREAPSGFNARFSAVWRRYAYRVTDNPGGVDPLLRGHVLWHDWPLDVDAMNEAARGLLGEHDFAAYCKKREGATTIRTLQELSLVRGDDGIITATVRADAFCHNMVRSLIGALLFVGDGHRPPDWPAKVLAAGVRDSAVHVVRPHGLTLEEVGYPADELLAARNREARNRRTLPGNGCC; encoded by the coding sequence GTGAGTGACGAAGTAGAGCCCGGGTTCGTGCGGGTGCGGCTGGATCTTTCCTACGACGGGTCCGAGTTCTCCGGGTGGGCCAAGCAGGCCGGCGGGCGGCGGACCGTGCAGGGGGAGATCGAGGACGCGCTGCGGACGGTCACGCGGTCCGGGCGGACGTACGACCTGACCGTGGCCGGGCGAACCGACGCGGGCGTGCACGCCCGGGGCCAGGTCGCCCACGTCGATCTGGAGCGCGAGGTGTGGGCCGAGCACCACGTGAAGCTGCTCAAGCGGCTCGCGGGGCGGCTGCCCAGGGACGTACGGGTCTGGGCGCTCCGGGAGGCGCCGAGCGGCTTCAACGCCCGGTTCTCCGCCGTCTGGCGCCGCTACGCCTACCGCGTCACCGACAACCCCGGCGGTGTCGACCCGCTGCTGCGCGGGCACGTCCTGTGGCACGACTGGCCGCTCGACGTGGACGCCATGAACGAGGCCGCCCGCGGGCTGCTGGGGGAGCACGACTTCGCCGCCTACTGCAAGAAGCGGGAGGGGGCCACGACCATCCGGACCCTCCAGGAGCTGAGCCTGGTCCGGGGCGACGACGGGATCATCACCGCCACCGTCCGTGCCGACGCCTTCTGCCACAACATGGTGCGCTCGCTCATCGGCGCCCTGCTCTTCGTCGGAGACGGCCACCGCCCGCCCGACTGGCCGGCCAAGGTGCTCGCGGCCGGCGTACGGGACTCGGCGGTGCACGTCGTACGGCCGCACGGCCTGACCCTGGAGGAGGTCGGCTACCCGGCGGACGAACTGCTGGCGGCGCGCAACCGCGAGGCGCGGAACAGGCGGACGCTGCCGGGGAACGGCTGCTGCTGA